From the Quercus lobata isolate SW786 chromosome 6, ValleyOak3.0 Primary Assembly, whole genome shotgun sequence genome, one window contains:
- the LOC115949957 gene encoding uncharacterized protein LOC115949957, giving the protein MGLKRKPLTPLLQLLEGQPGKDTQGTPQPDAPSPPPRPPTIQTRSSSTKSQPQSTRPKLPASSQPDRPPRPEGADSKRKRSPKGKEVTDEGKSQPSKAKNEAPRTKQLKIGHQGKGKETEVQTSQGKGKEIEAQSLPSAWLLAPMLHGSPLLETALQATYRMEEEVNNKSKAAENECKKHITASKTLEASEDELAKLAAAEHDKGVAEYARDEALRAKKEAEFARNEAEIAKETAEDDGYNAGVTETQAILKAQIPGVCRFYCSQDVIEISQHMDPEAPKEVTEPVVSIQVSSAEEPATLAQTSQAIPLAVVPQSTNADPVQPSPERTILQGVEADPVPSSQDVTDTKLKK; this is encoded by the exons ATGGGACTTAAGAGAAAACCCCtgaccccccttctccaactccttgagggccaacctgggaaggatacACAGGGAACGCCACAACCCGATGCTCCTTCTCCACCACCTCGGCCCCCTACTATCCAGACTAGGTCATCTTCCACCAAGTCACAGCCACAATCCACCCGCCCAAAACTTCCTGCTTCCTCCCAACCAGATCGGCCTCCTCGACCTGAAGGCGctgattcaaagagaaagaggagccccaagggcaaggaagtCACAgacgagggaaaatcccaaccttctaagGCGAAGAATGAGGCTCCGCGCACTAAACAACTGAAGATTGGACACCAGGGCAAGGGCAAAGAAACTGAAGTCCAAACttctcaaggcaagggaaaggaGATTGAGGCCCAGTCCTTACCGAGTGCCTGGCTTcttgccccaatgcttcacgggagTCCACTACTAGAAACG gctctccaggcaacctatagaatggaggaagaggtgaataACAAGAGTAAGGCAGCCGAGAACGAATGCAAGAAGCACATAACGGCCTCGAAGACTCTCGAAGCCTCTGAGgatgaacttgccaaa CTGGCCGCGGCCGAGCATGACAAAGGGgtggcagaatatgcccgtgatgaagcccTAAGGGCCAAgaaggaggccgagtttgccagaaatgaggcagagattgccAAGGAAACGGCCGAGGATGACGGTTATAATGCGGGGGTGACCGAAACCCAAGCCATCCTTAAAGCCCAGATTCCTGGAGTgtgcaggttttattgctcccag gatgtgatagaGATATCTCAGCATATGGATCctgaggcacctaaagaggttACTGAGCCCGTGGTTAGCATTCAGGTGTCTAGTGCTGAGGAGCCAGCCACACTTGCCCAGACATCACAGGCaattccccttgctgtggtcccCCAGAGTACCAATGCtgaccctgttcagccttccccagaaagGACTATCCTCCAGGGCGTCGAAGCTGATCCCGTTCCTTCCTCCCAGGACGTGACCgacacaaaactaaaaaagtag